From the Streptomyces sp. Tu 2975 genome, one window contains:
- a CDS encoding adenylosuccinate synthase, translated as MPALVLLGAQWGDEGKGKATDLLGGSVDYVVRYQGGNNAGHTVVVGDQKYALHLLPSGILSPGCTPVIGNGVVVDPAVLLSELSGLNDRGVDTSKLLISGNAHLITPYNVTVDKVTERFLGKRKIGTTGRGIGPTYADKINRVGIRVQDLYDESILMQKVEAALDTKNQLLTKVFNRRAIEAEKIVEEMLQYAEQIRPYVADTTLILNNAIDEGKVVLFEGGQGTLLDVDHGTYPFVTSSNPTAGGACTGAGVGPTKISRVIGILKAYTTRVGAGPFPTELFDEDGEALRRIGGERGVTTGRDRRCGWFDAVIARYATRVNGLTDFFLTKLDVLTGWEQIPVCVAYEIDGKRVEELPYSQTDFHHAKPVYEMLPGWSEDITKAKTFADLPKNAQAYVKALEDMSGAPISAIGVGPGRTETIEINSFL; from the coding sequence GTGCCCGCACTTGTGCTGCTCGGTGCTCAGTGGGGTGACGAGGGCAAGGGAAAGGCCACCGACCTGCTCGGTGGATCAGTGGATTATGTGGTGCGCTACCAGGGCGGCAACAACGCCGGCCACACGGTTGTCGTCGGCGACCAGAAGTATGCGCTGCATCTCCTCCCTTCCGGAATCCTCTCGCCGGGATGTACTCCGGTCATCGGTAACGGCGTCGTCGTGGATCCGGCGGTTCTGCTCTCCGAGCTGAGCGGGCTGAACGACCGCGGCGTCGACACGTCCAAGCTCCTGATCAGCGGTAACGCCCATCTGATCACCCCGTACAACGTCACCGTCGACAAGGTGACCGAGCGGTTCCTGGGCAAGCGCAAGATCGGCACCACGGGCCGCGGCATCGGCCCGACCTACGCTGACAAGATCAACCGCGTCGGCATCCGCGTCCAGGACCTCTACGACGAGTCGATCCTGATGCAGAAGGTCGAGGCGGCCCTCGACACCAAGAACCAGCTGCTGACGAAGGTCTTCAACCGCCGCGCGATCGAAGCGGAGAAGATCGTCGAGGAGATGCTCCAGTACGCGGAGCAGATCCGGCCGTACGTCGCCGACACCACGCTGATCCTGAACAACGCCATCGACGAGGGCAAGGTCGTCCTCTTCGAGGGCGGCCAGGGCACCCTGCTGGACGTCGACCACGGCACATACCCCTTCGTCACCTCCTCGAACCCGACCGCGGGCGGCGCCTGCACCGGTGCCGGCGTGGGCCCGACGAAGATCAGCCGGGTCATCGGCATCCTCAAGGCGTACACGACCCGTGTCGGCGCCGGACCGTTCCCGACCGAGCTGTTCGACGAGGACGGCGAGGCGCTGCGCCGCATCGGCGGCGAGCGGGGCGTCACCACCGGCCGTGACCGCCGCTGCGGCTGGTTCGACGCGGTCATCGCGCGTTACGCGACCCGGGTCAACGGCCTGACCGACTTCTTCCTCACCAAGCTGGACGTCCTCACCGGCTGGGAGCAGATCCCGGTCTGCGTGGCGTACGAGATCGACGGCAAGCGCGTCGAGGAACTCCCGTACAGCCAGACCGACTTCCACCACGCGAAGCCGGTGTACGAGATGCTGCCGGGCTGGTCCGAGGACATCACCAAGGCGAAGACCTTCGCCGACCTGCCGAAGAACGCGCAGGCGTACGTGAAGGCGCTGGAGGACATGTCCGGCGCCCCGATCTCGGCGATCGGCGTCGGCCCCGGCCGGACCGAGACCATCGAGATCAACTCGTTCCTGTAG
- a CDS encoding diacylglycerol kinase has translation MSDPDQLLVVIDPVARRMDGESVRIAKDVLCGGSEAKICLPQGPEEFARALARRGSRRPVVVGDDRALLRAVALLHRDRSLGDGVLALVPVGASVRLAHSLGVPAGAVAAARAVLDGTPRRLDLLVDESDGVVLGDLAIPAARPAQHVEGASVWTTARSLVRTLVRPAPSAAPVRTHRLRVEADGVLMCDLDRPVEDVTVRAGPGGRAEVVVRHGATAEPLRASVLSLTVSGPDFRYRADAHVTGPVRTRTWTVRAGAWGLTLPAATPAG, from the coding sequence GTGTCGGATCCCGACCAGCTGCTGGTGGTCATCGACCCGGTCGCCCGCCGAATGGACGGCGAGTCCGTGCGCATCGCGAAAGATGTGCTGTGCGGCGGGTCGGAGGCGAAAATCTGTCTTCCCCAGGGCCCGGAGGAATTCGCCCGGGCACTCGCCCGGAGGGGTTCGCGCAGGCCGGTGGTGGTCGGCGACGACCGGGCACTGCTGAGGGCCGTGGCCCTGCTGCACCGCGACCGCTCGCTCGGCGACGGTGTGCTCGCACTCGTCCCCGTGGGCGCCTCCGTACGCCTCGCGCACTCCCTCGGCGTTCCCGCCGGGGCGGTCGCGGCGGCCAGGGCGGTCCTGGACGGGACACCACGGCGGCTCGACCTGCTCGTGGACGAGAGCGACGGGGTGGTCCTGGGCGATCTGGCGATCCCGGCGGCCCGCCCGGCGCAGCATGTGGAGGGCGCCTCGGTGTGGACGACGGCCCGCTCCCTCGTACGCACTCTGGTGCGCCCCGCCCCTTCGGCCGCGCCGGTCCGCACCCACCGGCTGCGCGTGGAGGCGGACGGGGTCCTGATGTGCGACCTGGACCGCCCCGTCGAGGACGTCACCGTCCGCGCCGGCCCGGGCGGCCGCGCGGAGGTCGTCGTACGCCACGGCGCGACCGCCGAGCCTCTGCGCGCGAGCGTCCTCTCCCTGACGGTCTCCGGCCCGGACTTCCGCTACCGGGCCGACGCGCACGTCACCGGCCCGGTCAGGACACGCACATGGACGGTGCGGGCGGGGGCGTGGGGCCTGACATTGCCGGCGGCGACCCCGGCGGGCTGA